One part of the Lotus japonicus ecotype B-129 chromosome 2, LjGifu_v1.2 genome encodes these proteins:
- the LOC130741010 gene encoding DNA repair endonuclease UVH1, with protein MVQFQEHIITELLEDSNGGLVILSSGLSLSKLISSLLLLHSSSQGTLLLLSPSSTTLKSKINFHLKTLNPQFYQIPSEITADLPAHHRHSLYTSGNAFFITARILIVDLLTNRLPTSKIAGIVLLNAHSISETSTEAFIVRIFRSLNRDAYVRAFSDKPHAMVSGFAKAERTMKCLFLRRLHLWPRFQVYVSQELERDPPDVVDIRVPMTRYMVGIQKAIIEVMDACLKEMRKTNKVDIEDLTVENGLFKSFDEIVRRQLDPIWHTLGKKTKQLVSDLKTLRKLLDYLVRYDAVTYLKYLDTLRVSESFRSVWIFAEASYKIFDYAKKRVFHLVRSDGTKLNGQSKGGKNKKKKVKGDNKDTEEVDGTSSASSNAGLVLEEVLEEAPKWKVLREVLEEVEEERQKQGTLREEVLAEGEDTDNGIVLVACKDEMSCLQLEECITNSPKKVMREEWAKYLLNKVQLRDIVHKKKKPKDPKGFGILDGVTPIAPAQKMETSTINKQEHDALLAAASELKKRVENVHVVEDTLQPDFSGQVRSKGKRKLGNRNSPIIVDGLGAQTDNKDASTSEKTGMSVDNMVLRRHTNPDSASGSGKPLPPVHFYALESDQPVLDILKPSIIIVYHPDMAFVREIEVYKAENPSKRLKVYFIFYEDSTEVQKFEASIRRENGAFESLIRQKSMMMIPVDQGGHCLGLNSTLEADLNTPQNSITRKAGGRKEVDKDMQVIVDMREFMSSLPNVLHQKGMRIIPVTLEVGDYILSPLICVERKSIQDLFMSFTSGRLYHQVETMVRYYRIPVLLIEFSQDKSFSFQSASDIGDDVTPNSIISKLSLLALHFPRLRIIWSRSLHATAEIFASLKANQDEPDETKAMRVGVPSEEGIVEDDVRAENYNTSAVEFLRRLPGVTDSNYRAIMDGCTSLAELALLPLEKLAELMGGHKAARTLREFLDAKYPTLL; from the exons ATGGTTCAATTCCAGGAGCACATAATCACAGAGCTTCTAGAAGACTCCAATGGCGGTCTCGTCATCCTCTCTTCCGGCCTCTCTCTCTCGAAACTCATCTCctctctcctccttctccaCTCCTCTTCTCAAGGCACACTCCTCCTTCTCTCTCCTTCTTCCACCACTCTCAAATCCAAAATCAACTTCCAcctcaaaaccctaaacccccaaTTCTACCAAATCCCCTCCGAAATCACCGCCGATCTCCCCGCCCACCACCGCCACTCCCTCTACACCTCCGGCAACGCCTTCTTCATCACCGCTAGGATCCTCATCGTCGACCTCTTAACCAACAGACTCCCTACCTCCAAAATCGCCGGGATCGTCCTCCTCAACGCGCATTCCATCTCCGAGACTTCCACTGAAGCGTTCATTGTTAGAATCTTCCGGTCACTCAATCGCGATGCGTACGTCCGTGCTTTCTCTGATAAGCCTCACGCGATGGTATCAGGTTTCGCGAAGGCGGAGAGGACCATGAAGTGTTTGTTCCTGCGGAGGCTGCATCTCTGGCCGAGGTTTCAGGTGTATGTGTCGCAGGAATTGGAGAGGGACCCGCCGGATGTGGTGGATATAAGGGTGCCGATGACTAGGTATATGGTGGGGATTCAGAAGGCTATTATCGAGGTCATGGACGCGTGCTTGAAGGAGATGAGGAAGACCAATAAGGTTGACATTGAGGATTTGACGGTGGAGAATGGCTTGTTCAAGTCATTTGATGAGATTGTGAGGAGGCAGTTGGATCCAATTTGGCATACTTTGGGGAAAAAGACTAAGCAGCTTGTTTCGGACCTTAAGACCTTGAGGAAATTGTTGGATTATCTAGTCAG GTATGATGCAGTAACTTACTTGAAATATTTGGATACACTGAGAGTGTCGGAGAGTTTTCGATCTGTTTGGATATTTGCAGAGGCGAGCTATAAGATATTTGACTATGCAAAGAAACGTGTTTTCCACCTTGTGAGGTCAGACGGTACGAAATTAAATGGGCAGAGTAAGGGTGgaaaaaacaagaagaaaaaagttAAAGGGGATAACAAAGACACTGAAGAAG TTGACGGTACTTCATCAGCTAGTTCAAATGCTGGCTTAGTTTTGGAGGAAGTATTGGAAGAAGCGCCGAAATGGAAGGTCTTACGT GAGGTTCTGGAGGAGGTAGAAGAAGAAAGACAAAAGCAAGGTACATTGAGAGAAGAAGTATTGGCTGAAGGTGAAGACACCGACAATGGCATTGTATTAGTGGCATGCAAAGATGAAATGTCGTGCTTGCAGCTTGAAGAATGCATCACCAACAGTCCCAAAAAG GTCATGCGTGAAGAATGGGCGAAGTACTTGCTAAACAAAGTACAGCTGCGTGACATAGTGCATAAGAAAAAGAAGCCAAAGGATCCTAAAGGTTTTGGTATTCTTGATGGAGTTACTCCGATTGCACCTGCTCAGAAAATGGAAACCAGCACCATTAATAAGCAGGAGCATGATGCACTTCTGGCTGCGGCATCAGAACTAAAAAAGCGTGTCGAAAATGTTCATGTTGTTGAAGATACTCTTCAGCCTGATTTTAGTGGACAGGTTCgctcaaaaggaaaaagaaaattggGGAATAGAAATAGCCCAATCATTGTTGATGGCTTGGGAGCTCAGACTGATAATAAAGACGCATCAACAAGTGAGAAAACTGGGATGTCTGTGGACAACATGGTTCTTCGAAGGCATACTAATCCTGATTCGGCATCAGGAAGTGGGAAGCCACTACCACCAGTACATTTTTATGCCCTAGAAAGTGACCAGCCTGTTTTGGACATATTAAAGCCCTCTATAATCATTGTTTACCATCCAGACATGGCCTTTGTTCGGGAAATTGAAGTTTACAAAGCTGAGAATCCCTCAAAAAGGTTGAaggtatattttattttctatgaaGATTCCACTGAGGTTCAGAAGTTTGAGGCAAGTATACGTAGAGAGAATGGAGCATTTGAATCTTTGATCAGGCAAAAATCTATGATGATGATTCCAGTTGACCAG GGTGGGCATTGTTTAGGACTGAATTCTACTTTAGAGGCAGATTTAAATACTCCTCAGAACTCAATAACCAGAAAAGCGGGTGGGAGAAAGGAGGTTGATAAAGACATGCAG GTCATTGTGGACATGCGGGAGTTCATGAGCAGCCTTCCAAATGTTCTTCATCAAAAGGGAATGCGCATAATTCCAGTGACCCTAGAAGTTGGTGACTACATCCTATCACCATTAATTTGTGTGGAAAGAAAAAGTATTCAAGATCTGTTTATGAGCTTCACATCAGGTCGTCTATACCACCAGGTGGAGACAATGGTGCGATATTATAGAATACCTGTGCTCTTGATTGAGTTTTCACAGGATAAAAGCTTTTCGTTCCAG TCTGCTAGTGATATTGGTGACGATGTGACACCCAATAGCATTATATCGAAGTTGTCATTGCTTGCTCTACACTTTCCCCGGCTACGAATAATCTGGTCTAGAAGTTTGCATGCCACTGCTGAAATATTTGCTTCACTGAAGGCAAATCAAGATGAACCAGATGAGACAAAGGCAATGAGAGTGGGTGTCCCCTCAGAAGAAGGAATTGTGGAAGATGATGTGAG GGCTGAAAATTACAACACGTCGGCTGTGGAGTTTCTAAGACGACTTCCAGGTGTGACAGATTCGAACTACAGGGCCATAATGGACGGGTGTACGAGCTTGGCAGAACTTGCACTTCTTCCTCTAGAGAAGCTGGCTGAATTAATGGGTGGTCATAAAGCTGCTCGGACTCTTAGAGAATTTCTCGATGCTAAATATCCAACTTTGTTGTGA